The genomic interval CTCCGCGCCTCGTCGATTTGGCTCACCAGGCTCTCGAGAGCGTCGGAGACGATCCGTACGTAATGCCGCGCCTGCTCCCAGGCTTCCTCTTCGATGCCTTCGCGAATCCCCGGTATCGTCTTCACGCCGTAGCCGGTGTAGAAGCCCGGCGCGTAGACCTGGTGGCGGAACCACTCGCGGTGGGGAAGGCCTTCATCGTGAGCCAGTCGTCGCTCGGACGTGTAAAGGAGATGGTTGA from Vicinamibacteria bacterium carries:
- a CDS encoding transferrin receptor-like dimerization domain-containing protein, which gives rise to EVDLTTVDAALDKLRAAGEAYEAALRNLESAGASALLAQPELQRLNHLLYTSERRLAHDEGLPHREWFRHQVYAPGFYTGYGVKTIPGIREGIEEEAWEQARHYVRIVSDALESLVSQIDEARSLVEALRASSQP